TCGACCACAAAACCATCCTGCCCATCGATATGTTTGGCCTTCACTTCCGTCTTAATTGCCGTCTCGAGATCGGTGGCCGTAAGCTGAACGATGGACTCGCCTTTCACGGAGAAATTTATCCCCGAAAGTATTGGCTTGACCGTCTTTGAAGCGGCGGCACCTGAAACAGCTTCAAGTCGCGTGAGTATCTCGTTGCGTTCAACCACAAAGTTCATCGGTACACCTCCACTTAATGGGCTTTTGATAAATTATAACATCTGTATGGCACAATAATTATCGATAATCCGCTCATCAGTGGTAGATGGCGGTTATAAGGAGGGATTAATGAAAATAAAAGATCTTCACTCCTGGAACGTGGGTAGAAGTGAAGCCATTGAAATACAGAGACTTCTGAGAGAGAACATCTTAATAAAGGAAAACCCTATCAGACCTTCTCTGGTTGCCGGGGTAGATCTTTCCTTCCCGGACAAAAATATAGGTCTGGCAGTTGTCACAGTCTTGAACTTCCCGGAACTTGAATTGATGCAATACTCGTACCATGTTGGAATTATCGAAAGACCTTATATCCCCGGTCTCTTGTCTTTCAGGGAAGGACCGGTGATAATAGAGGCCCTAAAAAACACCCCGGAAGTCGATCTCGTTTTTTTTGACGGCCACGGAACGGCTCACCCCAGAGGACTAGGTATCGCTTCTCATATAGGACTTTTTCTGGAAGTCCCCACGATAGGAGTGGCAAAAAAACTCCTATACGGGAAGTGCGACCTCCCTGGGAACTC
This portion of the Mesotoga infera genome encodes:
- a CDS encoding endonuclease V; this encodes MKIKDLHSWNVGRSEAIEIQRLLRENILIKENPIRPSLVAGVDLSFPDKNIGLAVVTVLNFPELELMQYSYHVGIIERPYIPGLLSFREGPVIIEALKNTPEVDLVFFDGHGTAHPRGLGIASHIGLFLEVPTIGVAKKLLYGKCDLPGNSRGDISPILSPAGELIGYSLRTKPKVKPVYVSPGNGLSMKQALEFSLKATGIYRLPEPTRQAHILSQKLKGQLNL